A window of Aeromicrobium sp. A1-2 contains these coding sequences:
- a CDS encoding helix-turn-helix domain-containing protein: MGRPPTIPVETKQRIVLAVIAGEISVAEAARREKVSEQSIGRWKAEFLEAGKTALATGRNGPTSREEQLESEVIDLTQALGEAAVEIRVWRKSAEGRLGPSRTSR; this comes from the coding sequence ATGGGAAGACCACCAACCATTCCGGTTGAGACCAAGCAGCGAATCGTGCTGGCCGTCATCGCTGGCGAGATCAGCGTGGCCGAGGCTGCCCGCCGCGAGAAGGTGTCTGAGCAGTCGATCGGACGCTGGAAGGCTGAGTTCCTCGAGGCCGGCAAGACTGCTTTGGCGACCGGCCGAAACGGGCCCACGAGTCGTGAGGAGCAGCTCGAGTCTGAGGTGATTGACCTGACCCAGGCGCTTGGCGAGGCCGCGGTCGAGATACGGGTCTGGAGGAAGTCGGCGGAGGGCCGGTTGGGCCCTTCGAGGACCTCGAGGTGA
- a CDS encoding family 16 glycosylhydrolase, whose product MKRRSTHPLAALAAGVVSLMLIMSVVSPAEAARGGKRGKPTPPPPPAPALSCGAAVPKTATTAWECTFADEFSGTSLNTDNWFVQTTDGSGFQGGGDCFVNTADNVSVASGVLSLTTRREAAPFTCKSPYGDYTSQHTSGMVSTYTKFAQAYGRFEIRAKFPASTVQGLHSALWLWPEDASKYGSWPASGEIDIAERYSAYPDRAIPYIHYNTSLLDPSVTNNYCLINDISSFHTYLAEWTANAITISYDGQVCVTHAISPLAPLTGSAPFDQPFIVALTQALGVAGNDLVDSTPLPATTQIDYVHVWK is encoded by the coding sequence ATGAAGCGTCGATCCACACACCCGCTGGCGGCCTTGGCCGCTGGCGTGGTTTCGCTGATGTTGATCATGTCGGTCGTCAGTCCGGCGGAGGCGGCCAGGGGAGGCAAGCGGGGCAAGCCGACCCCCCCACCGCCGCCAGCGCCGGCGTTGTCGTGTGGCGCAGCCGTGCCGAAGACCGCCACGACTGCGTGGGAGTGCACCTTCGCCGACGAGTTCAGCGGGACGAGTCTGAACACCGACAACTGGTTCGTGCAGACGACCGACGGCAGCGGTTTCCAGGGCGGCGGCGACTGCTTCGTCAACACCGCCGACAACGTCTCCGTCGCGAGCGGCGTGCTGTCGCTCACGACCAGGCGTGAGGCGGCGCCGTTCACCTGCAAGAGCCCGTACGGCGACTACACGTCGCAGCACACCAGCGGGATGGTGTCGACGTACACCAAGTTCGCGCAGGCCTACGGCCGCTTCGAGATCCGGGCGAAGTTCCCGGCCTCCACGGTGCAGGGCCTGCACAGTGCGCTGTGGCTGTGGCCGGAGGACGCGTCCAAGTACGGCTCGTGGCCCGCGTCGGGTGAGATCGACATCGCGGAGCGGTACAGCGCGTACCCCGACCGGGCGATCCCGTACATCCACTACAACACCTCGCTACTCGACCCGAGCGTCACGAACAACTACTGCCTGATCAACGACATCTCGTCGTTCCACACCTACCTCGCGGAGTGGACCGCGAACGCCATCACGATCAGTTACGACGGCCAGGTGTGCGTGACACACGCGATCAGCCCGCTCGCGCCGCTGACCGGATCTGCTCCGTTCGACCAGCCGTTCATCGTCGCGCTGACACAGGCGCTCGGTGTCGCGGGCAACGACCTGGTCGACTCGACGCCGCTGCCGGCGACGACGCAGATCGACTACGTGCACGTCTGGAAGTAG